DNA sequence from the Melitaea cinxia chromosome 25, ilMelCinx1.1, whole genome shotgun sequence genome:
TTGTTTGGATTCCCAGTCACTCTGATATTCCCGGCAACGAGACTGCGGATTCATGTGCCAAATCTGCCATCCAAATCGGCTCCCATGCTCACTATAAAAATTCCTGTTATGATCTTGGTGTTGCAGCGAATACTCGGTTGGCCAATTCGTGGACATCATCTTGGATATCATCCAAAATGGTAAAAGGTACATACTATGCGAGCCTGCAACCAGAAATCCCTAGACGACCATGGTTTTTCCGTTTTAGACACGCCGATCGCTGGGTCACTTCGACCATTTGCAGGTTGCGTTTAGGTCACGCGTGCACACCTAGACATCTCGCAAAAATTAGAGTACGGGACCATTCACTCTGTGAATGCGGTTTAGATGAAGGATCCCCATCCCATATCCTGTTTAATTGCCCCAAACTCCTTCATCCGTTGTATGACGTACTCCCTCCAGAAGTTCCCCGCCCTATAAATGTTGAATCtttattaatgtttgtgtttagtCCTCTGTGTtcctttttatgtaaatatattaaatataataaaattaaattgtaaatattacaatgtatatatatatatatatatatatatatatatatatatatatatatatatatatatatatatatatatatatatatatatagtacaatgttattacttataaatatttttatatttttgtacattttgagagtattgtgaataaatacatactattttcgtgtattttcaaaatttaactaaattgtATTCTCAAATCCACCGAAATAATAACAATCTCCGTCGTGTGTTCTccatcccacgtgacattggcgaaatgatatgtgtcaaactgacacaactaaaagccattgagcaaagaactgaactgaactctTAAAACGATTATCACAGAGTACATTATATATACAATGTTTTTCGAGCGTTTTTATACTTAAACAACAGTTAATATGTtgattatataaatttgttatcataaacattaatatttctaGATTAACTCTACAAATAGATCGTAAACAACgtaatgtaaaatttttgtttacaccaatattaaaacaataggAAATGGACGAATTTCAGTATAATGCCTCGGAAAAAGTCTAACCTCAACAACAAGTATAGTAAAAATGCAAGACGTATGCGTGCTAATAGAGCAAATGAATCGCAAGAACAAATTGCAGCGAGAAACGCAGCCCAACGAATCAGAACAGCAGAGATTCGCAGACACGAGTCTCGGGAACAGCGTGATGAACGTCTACGACGAAATATATTGAGGACGAGATTGGCGCGAGAACGCCACAAAGCAACATTTAGAGAACGTGACAGAGAGCGACAAAAGGCCAGCCGTGCATTAAGACTTCGAGAATCCGAATGTACACATGACGTTAATTACTCTGCACATGCTGAAATTACAATTGGTGAAAAGGATAAAATACGTCAAGCGTTAAAACCTCGTAATGAAACAAACGGTATGTGTTGTGCATCAGGAAAAGTTGTACTGACACCGCttcctacatatatatatatatatatgccgtgtggctacggtagtaaagaatatagccaccccctcttcccgtgggtgtcgtatgaggcgactaagggataacacagttccaccttggaacttaaaaaaccgaccgatggcgggatagccatctaattgctggctttgaaatacacagacctaagacgggcagcagcgtcttcgctgtgacaaagccagtcctgcggtcaccaactcgcctgcccagcgtggtgactatgggcaaaacacttgagttcacgtcatttttggtatgaacttgtggaggcctatgtccagcaatggactgtgataggctgaaatgatgatgatatatatatagctatcgAGATGGATATCCTTTATTACCATAACTGACACAAGAGCTTACATACTGCGTTgcaataaattcattatttaaaatttatattagtagGTTAATGTTCctccttaatacagatagctcagctacctagctaggagaagtagagatcaACATAGTAATTGCTTTCAAATTAAACCTACAAactgattgttccttttttgtcacttgttactTGAACATTTACTTCAAGACGGTGACACTcctaaaaaatgtacaaataataataaagatctaatgctttcaagcagtattgtgttctgtggtgaataaggtagaGAGGTTCTGAACAGGGTTGGAAATGCGCTtgccatgcttctggtgttgcaggcgtctttaggctatggtaatcgcttaccatcgggtggagttggtgattctttttttaatcgaaagctggtgatTATGAAGTGCCCCATTTTAGATTGATTGATGCGACCCTTTGGCACAATGGTTACTAACGGCAAAcgtttgtattagccatacacaTGTTTGCTGTGGCCCgtacgtttgtgcttgtgtattgtttccgaacccctgacacaggagataatcttACTGGgggctgtttatttatttacctgtCGAGTACTTTTAACAAGTTAATCagtcattttttttgtttgcgagtaaacaGTTAATATATAATTGCCTATATTTCCACAGGTTTAGACTCAGGCTATAAAATAGCTGACGACATAGACATAGAGGAACACGACGTGCTGGACAATCCGAGGATCAAGACTATATTTCCGGATATAACGTGTATCAAGATTGAAGCGATCGACTATGAGCACGAAGgtgatatttgtataatattgtacTTTACTAATATGCCTTGGTAGCGATAACAGAATGATTCACATTAGTTGAATGTGACACTGCTGATAATGCCGACGACACTGATGTCTGGTGAAACATGAATGAGGT
Encoded proteins:
- the LOC123665946 gene encoding cyclin-dependent kinase 11B-like; amino-acid sequence: MPRKKSNLNNKYSKNARRMRANRANESQEQIAARNAAQRIRTAEIRRHESREQRDERLRRNILRTRLARERHKATFRERDRERQKASRALRLRESECTHDVNYSAHAEITIGEKDKIRQALKPRNETNGLDSGYKIADDIDIEEHDVLDNPRIKTIFPDITCIKIEAIDYEHEDINAMSSRGPQ